In one Nitrososphaera viennensis EN76 genomic region, the following are encoded:
- a CDS encoding PQQ-dependent sugar dehydrogenase, whose translation MRKAVFAIAGAIIVAAAIAAVIGAWQTRTVPGVTDNITSADIISTTTGAGDPFKAIPDSNLPQLRDTSLKIEKVVEGLSGPTSMAFVGSSNNVLVTQKGGDVRLVKDGALQQGPLLSFKVDTISERGLLGVAYAKDRMFLYMTEQSGLDIRNRVYSYDLQNGTLSGKKMILDLPGTPGPNHDGGKMIVGPDGFLYAVIGDLNRNGMLQNYKNGAAPDNTSVILKVGPDGAPAANILSGAAGLEGYYAYGIRNSFGMDFDPRTGKLWDTENGPDRYDEVNVVEPGFNSGWERVMGPISRSQAGEGDFVAFEGAHYSDPAFSWLRSMGVTDIEFLNSTKLGKYAYNVFVGDINNGNLYYFTVNGGRDGFVLEGNLSDRVADNNAEASAITLGTGFGGITDIETGPDGNLYVLSYSKGSIYRIVPAAQ comes from the coding sequence GTGAGGAAGGCCGTATTTGCCATAGCGGGTGCGATAATCGTCGCAGCCGCCATCGCGGCGGTCATCGGGGCATGGCAGACACGTACGGTCCCAGGCGTGACGGACAACATTACGTCCGCCGACATAATTTCGACGACCACAGGTGCCGGCGATCCTTTCAAGGCCATACCTGACTCGAACCTTCCTCAGTTGCGCGACACTTCTCTAAAGATCGAGAAAGTGGTCGAGGGCCTGTCCGGGCCTACCAGCATGGCGTTTGTCGGAAGCAGCAACAACGTGCTTGTCACGCAAAAGGGGGGCGATGTCCGGCTCGTCAAGGACGGCGCGCTGCAGCAGGGGCCGCTCCTGTCGTTCAAGGTCGATACCATAAGCGAGCGGGGCCTATTGGGGGTCGCCTACGCAAAAGACAGGATGTTCCTGTACATGACAGAGCAGAGCGGCCTTGATATCAGAAACCGCGTTTACAGCTATGACCTGCAAAACGGGACGCTGTCCGGCAAAAAGATGATCCTTGACCTTCCTGGAACGCCGGGGCCAAACCACGACGGGGGCAAGATGATTGTCGGCCCCGACGGCTTCCTGTACGCAGTCATCGGCGACCTGAACCGAAACGGCATGCTGCAGAACTACAAAAACGGCGCCGCGCCTGACAACACCTCTGTGATACTGAAGGTTGGGCCTGACGGCGCGCCTGCCGCAAACATCCTGTCCGGCGCTGCCGGTCTTGAAGGCTATTACGCGTACGGCATAAGGAACAGCTTTGGCATGGACTTTGACCCGCGCACCGGGAAACTGTGGGACACGGAAAACGGCCCTGACAGGTACGACGAGGTAAACGTGGTGGAGCCGGGCTTTAACAGCGGGTGGGAGCGGGTTATGGGCCCCATTTCAAGGTCGCAGGCAGGCGAGGGCGATTTTGTGGCGTTTGAAGGGGCGCACTACTCTGATCCGGCGTTCAGCTGGCTCCGGTCCATGGGCGTGACGGACATCGAATTTCTGAACTCGACCAAGCTTGGCAAGTACGCGTACAACGTTTTTGTCGGCGACATCAACAACGGCAACCTGTACTACTTTACCGTAAACGGGGGGAGGGACGGCTTTGTGCTTGAAGGCAACCTGTCGGACCGTGTGGCAGACAACAATGCAGAGGCGTCCGCGATCACGCTTGGCACCGGCTTTGGCGGGATAACAGACATCGAGACGGGGCCGGACGGCAACCTCTACGTCCTGTCGTACAGCAAAGGAAGCATCTACCGGATCGTGCCTGCTGCTCAATGA
- a CDS encoding class II aldolase/adducin family protein has product MDAITTTIKSDLARCVRDLYSLGLTSSVSGNHSVRAGKRSMWITPSEAPRYLLRAGDLVRMDLPTGRVFGRKKPSREHNMHRMIYNARSDVNTVVHTHSPYTIAVAISPAGFVHVIEEAKIVVGDPAIIENRPSGSIELAEAVSAEFEKGASAVVIKNHGVVAAGKSIHHARAIVESLEEWAKILTVARLLGGPSGTLS; this is encoded by the coding sequence TTGGACGCAATAACAACAACAATAAAAAGCGATCTTGCAAGGTGCGTCAGGGACCTCTATTCGCTTGGCCTCACCTCATCTGTTTCGGGAAACCATAGCGTCAGGGCAGGCAAGAGGAGCATGTGGATAACGCCGTCAGAGGCCCCGCGCTACCTGTTGCGCGCCGGCGACCTTGTCAGGATGGACCTGCCAACGGGCAGGGTTTTTGGCAGGAAAAAGCCGAGCAGGGAGCACAACATGCACAGGATGATCTACAACGCCAGGAGCGACGTGAACACGGTCGTCCATACCCACAGCCCATACACCATAGCCGTTGCAATATCGCCAGCAGGCTTTGTGCACGTTATTGAAGAGGCGAAAATAGTTGTCGGCGACCCTGCAATTATTGAAAACAGGCCGTCCGGGTCGATAGAGCTTGCAGAGGCAGTCTCGGCGGAATTTGAAAAAGGCGCAAGCGCAGTCGTCATCAAGAACCACGGCGTAGTTGCAGCCGGCAAGAGCATACACCACGCCCGCGCAATTGTCGAGTCGCTGGAAGAATGGGCAAAAATATTGACGGTCGCAAGGCTGCTTGGCGGGCCCAGCGGCACCCTCTCCTAG
- a CDS encoding V-type ATP synthase subunit F, whose protein sequence is MRIIAIGSRVFVTSFQLAGVKGVKVESSAEALAEINKMGDTSDVGLVLLSDDIGKEIRTQLTTLRAKRPIPLIFELPSPGSKKEKVDYRALLKQILGV, encoded by the coding sequence ATGCGAATAATTGCCATTGGAAGCCGCGTCTTTGTTACCAGCTTCCAGCTTGCCGGCGTCAAGGGCGTCAAGGTCGAGTCGTCGGCAGAGGCGCTTGCCGAGATCAACAAGATGGGCGACACAAGCGACGTCGGGCTCGTGCTTTTGAGCGACGACATTGGAAAAGAGATTCGCACGCAGCTGACGACGCTTCGCGCCAAGAGGCCGATCCCGCTCATCTTTGAGCTCCCGTCCCCTGGAAGCAAGAAAGAAAAGGTAGACTATCGCGCCCTTTTGAAGCAGATCCTGGGCGTCTAG
- a CDS encoding ester cyclase has product MSAQQQAGERNVEIVRRSIQALNTGDVTKASEFMHPNYFNHESQASPERAKLRGPEEFIDTVRKLRAAFSDLHYEEQESIASNDRVVSIMLVTGRHTGDFFGIPPTGHSFSYRAAHIVRIADGKIIEHQAIRDDLRFMMQLGVIGAASPQYEPIFNAWKGMMSKGK; this is encoded by the coding sequence ATGTCAGCGCAACAGCAGGCAGGAGAAAGAAACGTAGAGATCGTCCGACGTTCGATACAAGCCCTGAATACCGGAGATGTGACTAAGGCTTCTGAATTTATGCATCCAAATTACTTCAACCACGAGTCCCAAGCCAGCCCGGAAAGAGCGAAACTTCGCGGTCCCGAGGAGTTTATCGACACCGTCCGAAAGTTGAGAGCCGCGTTTAGCGACCTCCATTATGAAGAGCAAGAGAGCATCGCTTCAAATGACAGGGTCGTATCGATAATGCTAGTTACAGGCCGGCACACAGGAGATTTTTTTGGCATCCCGCCGACAGGCCACAGCTTTTCGTACCGGGCGGCACACATTGTGCGAATCGCTGATGGCAAGATAATCGAGCACCAGGCGATTCGCGATGACCTGAGATTCATGATGCAGCTTGGAGTAATCGGAGCCGCATCGCCGCAGTACGAACCCATCTTTAACGCCTGGAAGGGAATGATGAGCAAGGGCAAGTAA